Part of the Citrus sinensis cultivar Valencia sweet orange chromosome 2, DVS_A1.0, whole genome shotgun sequence genome, ACAATTAGTTAGTTAGTTTATccgaatcaaaataaaatcaaatccgAAGAATGGATTTTTCTTTGGTGACATAAAAAcatcaacaataattttttttttagtatttgaccacgaggtatcctagggagggccccaactatgggaggcacctttaagcccgtaccacaacctagactagaagtccccgttcgaaccgagaggcacaggttctcccaacaaaggcgacttccctgcgactcgaactggggagcaaacccaatcaagccacttaatgggactccattgccagtggagcTAACACTTTGTTGGTAAACATCAACAATAATAGCACCATTAACAGTGGCAAAAATTAGGGTTGAAATCTTACCCTTATTAGAATTTAACATGGGATTGTTAAGGGAACCATGATGAATCCTATTGACAAAGTCTCTAAGACGGTATTTGCTAGCCATCTCATGACGGTTTGGTTTCTCAATAATCCCTCTAAACGGTAGAGAGGCTAAAGTTGTTGTTAGCAACCACTACTTCGTATCCTGATAAAAGTATACACCATCCCAACTTATTGATTCTGAAGGCTATTTACAAGGAGCCCCTTACACTACATGTTTTTAATGGTTGCCTTTTTTCCACATCCCATGTAGGTTGTGTTATCATAAAGCCCACAGCAGAACTTGAATGGATTAACATATTCTGTATAAACGATACAAGAATGTGATTCATGTTTAGGCAGCATGCACAAATGTATCGTAACAAACTAACACTGTCATTGTGAATCAACCAGAAGCAACCGAGAAGGAAACAATCACTTAATTATTTCGCATCGCTGGTAAATTCATATGTTGCAGCGTAGACATCAACGCACGTCATTGCTGCTACTGGGAGTTCCGCTCTCAGTTTCATGTTTTTCGATTTTATGCAACCCATGTTCATCAAGAATGACTTGTTTTGGACtatgattatagaaaatgggaAGCAAACAATATGCCTGTGTTGTATATCCAAAATGCCGCCCCTCCTTGATGATATAGATTCTAAAAGTGTTATTGACCAGTATGATCAAGTCAGAAATTTGTTAGTCCTTGATAACTTCTGTAAATAATATTGCTCCTCACTTGAGTGCCTGAAGCTCATCAGCTAATGATGTCTGGTAATTTTGCAAGAAGTTGATAAAAACTCATCGTTATAAATCCTACAGCAAGATCAACTTGTCCAATATCAAATGGGCAAAGAGCCTCCGCAAAGTCTTCCCGTATTGGCAGCTTGTCTCTATCTGAGTTAATCTTAGCTGAGAGCATAAAAAAGATCCAAAATTATGTTAAGAAATATCGAGTCCTGGGGGGCACCTTTACCAATGCTAAAGATTCTAGTATAACCTGCATCATAAAGACGTTTGCTGCGTGCTTTGAATTGATGAAATCTCAATCTGCACATCAAGAGAGAAAGGACTGCCTCCAAGATCAACGAAGGACTCGTTTGGCCTTCTAATGGCTGACCTCCTGTGGCAAAATTAGCGCCATGTCGAAGTTTTGCTCCTGGTGAATTCAGCTGCATAACACAGAGTCCAAAATGATTGAAACTTGTAGATGAGATTTTCATGCTTATACGCTAAACAGGATAAATGAAATGCTAAGAATGAGTATAAACGTAGGTAGTCTATAATCGGATGGCCATCGCAAGCTCTATCAGCTGCATTTGATGCTGGAAATGGCGTAAATGCAGCTGATGAACTGCCAGTGTCCGAATTGGAGTCACCAAAATTGTAAATCGCTGGAAATTCACAAGGTAGCAGAGTATCACCCTGACACTTAATCCCCACGAGAATAGAATAGCCCCAGCAAACAAAGCTCTCCAACACTtgattttcacttcaattcAGCTGCTGATGATTCTGGTAACTTACATATAAACCCAGAAAACTTTATTTAGCAtaaaattgtacaaattttgtgtgtgtgcAGACAAAGCAGACACCAATGTTTCATTGTGGAATTCTTGATCTAATTAGGACCACTCTTACTTTCATATGctatatttcattaaatcaAGTCGTTGATAGACAAAGATATGAAAAACAAAGAGGGAATCAGAATTCCTGATTGTGTTACactttttttgtaatttgataTCCCTGCAGCAGACTGCATACACATGAGCAACATTATACTTCATGGTATCTTCAAGACTGAGAAACCATAATCTTCTtagtcattttattattattattattattatttagaataaGGATCTAAATAGGATTCTCAAATTGATTCTGAATTAACTAATCTGATTATCCGGATGCAGATTAtgagtaaaataaataagctgTATATATTCGACCAAGAGGAACttaatgattataataatgaattagaTAGAAATATAtgatcaattttcattttgtgtttacaaattaatttggcttattaataattaaattcctTTATATcgttataaagaaaaatgctaattaattacaatattttggAGAACGCAACTATCTAGGGGCATTATGCGTTTATGACTCGAGAGAGTCCTTTAAAGCTAACTATTTATAGGGATTTTGGTTGCATGGATTGGTTCGTTTGGTTAGACTAATCCTTATTCCCAGCAAATTTTCAGGAATTTTCGAATGCTGAAACATCTTACAGGGAAGCAGATAAATTGCACCcacaataaaacaacacaAGGATTTGAAGCAGATGGGATCTGCCGGACAGCATCTATAGGTTGCAGTTTCCagcattagaaaaaataaacaccaCAGCCTGGGAGCTACCATAATTCCTATAATGCCAATCCAACACATAATCAGCAAGTGGAAAACAGAAGCTCCTGGTGTGCTTGCCCAACAACAgttatatttgaaaaagtgTGTATGGCTGATGAGAAATGAGTTGGAGCTTGTGCTTGACTGCATTTAGCTCTTTCAGTTCCAATATAAGAGACAAGCATATTGGCACAGAAGGCAGGCTACACACTTTGCTAGCTGAGCACTCATTCATTCTTTAGAAAATCGAACCAGCATTTGTTCTGGAACATATTTGGGATTTCCttataaatactaatattaGGCTGCTAGATCCTCAAACTATGGATTTGTGGCACAGTGCAAACCATTCCACATTAGCTAGCCTTCTAAAGAAGCTTATGCTGTCTTTGGATATTTCTTTCAATTGTTCACTTGAAATAAACAGACATGCGAGAATGACTAATAGATATGTAttctgaaaattattattagagAAATAGCAAACACACCAAAGGTTCTGGCTTAAACATAATAAAGATCAAATTCTTGAGGTTGTTCAATTATCAACCTTTAGATCGATTGCACAAAACCATACTCCTGAATCATATAGAGAAAACTTACTGATCTGCTGCGCTCTTGTATcaaaaaaacttgaaattttcacTATGAACTCCCCAAAAATCTCTATCGACCATGTATGACTCTGACAAATACCCTCACTGCCTATGACATGCTTGGGTGATTGGAATTGGCGGGTCTGTCAGTGAACCATAAAGAGTATGATTAGCAACCCACTGATTCGCAGCCTGCGTATAGTGCACACCATCCCAGCTAATAGATTTTGAAGGGTCTTTACAAGAAGCCCCATATACTTCAGTGTTGTTGATGGTTGCCTTGTTTCCACACCACACATGGTCATAGTTCTCATGATACCCACAGCAGACCTTAAATGGATCAGCATAACCTATATAAAGTAAATCAAAAACATATATTTGATCATCCACACAAGAATCTTGATTTTGGTAATAGCACTGCAACAGTAAAAGCTTGAATGCTACATTTTAGCATAAGTACACTGCAGGGACAGTAAAGGAGGATCTTTacaacaaaatatgaaatttgcACTGTCATTCTTAAACAAAAGCACCCACCAACATATAGTGACATGTCATTGTGACCTTAGACAGATAAGTGAGTGGCAATTACAATTAAGAATGAAATGATTACCTAAAGTTTTTGCATTGCTGATCAATTCATACTTTGTGCCATAAACATCCACATACGTAATTGCAGCCTCCGGGAGCTCTGTCCTTAATTTGATAACTCTTTCTTTAAGCTGCCTGTTGAACTCCACAGCCATGTTATTTTGATCCTTGACGCAGCCATGCTCATCAAGAAAGCCTGGTGGTGGGTTATGATTGTAGAAAAAATTGGTTGGCAAGCAACCAATAGGCCCTGTATTGTGTATCCAAAATGCCCTGCCTCCTTGTTGATAtatattctgaaattgaattataaaagTTGGCTCATGACAGCTGTTCTATGCAAGACGCTATTGAAGAAATCAAGTTTTTGATGAAAATCCAACTGTTTGATGAAATGCTCGTGAGACTGTTTTTGGAAGGGGAAGCTGAACTACTCAGTTCAGAAGAGTTGACAGTTGTGTTTCTTCTTCATAAGCGTCaattttacttgtttgttCTTCATAAGTGTCAATTTTACTTAAATTGACTGAACGAGTATGATcaagtaaaaaatttgttaGCTTAGGCGAGTGCAATTAAAGATGCCAACTTACTTGATGATATATATTCTGAAAGTGAAATAAACAAGGCTTGTGACAGTTGTTCTATGCAAGACAGTATTGAAGAAATCGAGTGTTGCAAGACAGTATTGAAGAAATCGAgtgtttgatgaaaatataatcTATTTGATGAAATGCTCAGTGAGACAGTTTCTGAAAGGGAAAGCTAAACTAAGCTCCAAAGACTTGACAGTTGTGTTTCTTCTTCATAAGTATATAAGTATCAATTTTACTTATCTAACTGACAAAACTATGATCAAGTCAAAAATTTGTTAGCTTAGGCAACTGCAAAGAAAGATGCCAACTTACTTGAACAGCTGAAGCTAACTGATTAACAATGTCAGGTATTGCTGCACGAAGTTGATCAAAACTCATCTTTCTAAATCCAACAGAAAGATCATTTTGTCCAATATCAAACGTGTACAGAGCCTTGGCAAAGTCCTCCTGTCTCGGCAGCTTGTCTCTATCCGAGGCAATCTTGGCTGCGCATCACATTTCACAAAGCGTGTTATATTAATATGcaaacaaattatcaaaatcataatGGGCAAGTATCTTTAtaaacagaaaataataaaccaaCCTTCATCGTAAAGCTCTTTCGTTCGTGCTTTGAATTGGTTAAATTGCGTAATCTGCATACCAAGAAAGAAAGGACTAATTCCATACTCGTATATAGTCTCATTAGGCTTTCCAATGGTTGATCCTCCAGTGGCAAAATTAGCACCATGCCGAAAATTTGTTCCCAGTGAATTCAAATATGCACTCAAGTATGGCAACTTCACACTCTCAGCTgcaaaatgaatgaaatattgTAAATGGGGGTTTCATGTTCTCCAAAGATAATACtgaaaaatcacaaaaataaaagtaaaaatagaaGTTGTTACCAATGAAGTCTATGATGAGACGACCATCAGAATCTCTACCAGCTGGCTTGTGAAAGAACCCCTCTCCATGTGGAGCTCGAATTGGCTCAAATGCAGCTGAAATGCCACCAGTATCCGAATTTGAGTCCCCAAAATTGTAAATTGCAGGGAACTCACACGGTGGCAATTTATTAGTGACACCACTCACACCCAAGCCGCCCCATGTGAATAGTAAAAACCCAGCAAccaaagctctccaaaacAACATTGTCACTTATCCACCACTGTTGCCGATTCTGGTCATTTTATCTCTATATATAATAAACCCAGAGACTGTTACAGATAAAAGTAAttaacccccccccccccaacttttttttttaacgtcGAGACAAAAAAGATATAAGATATTCATGGTCACTGACAGTAGCTATGTGCTGTGGCCTCAATTAACTTGTTTGATCTGTCTCAAAGCCTTAACTGTCAGATTTTGTTCAAACTTTTGCTCTAATCCACTCCCACTGCCTAGTACAGATTGCATAGGCAACGATTACAACTATCTTTAACGTATTTTGTCTAAATCTAATGAGTCACAACTACATACAGTTTTGTTATGTTGCCGTCAACAATTGTTCTCACAGTCCAGGTTTCGAGACCCTGACATGTGTGACTTTGATGAAACATCCTTAAACTTTAAGTGCATAAAATGATGATTATTGTaccaatataaataaattataaatttctcattcacGATCATTAAAGCCATGCTTAGGTTCGGCTGTGTAGATTTTGTAAGCAAGTAAGGTTTTGAACTAGAAAAAGAGCCATACAAATCTCATAAAATCGGATGACCATGCGTCGGTGACTACTGATGTGATGAATACTGCGGCTAAAATTAGAGTTGGCAGAAAGTGGGACCAATGTTGTCCGAGAACGGACCGTGCTATTAAATGCATAGGTCGTCATTTCATTGGTGGATGGCAACGAGGCTGGGCACCATTTGATGATGATCTGGTGGCCGAGTACCTTAAAAGTGAAGTCGGTGGGATGTCGATAACAATGCGTGTCTGGTCTCTCTATCTGTGGAATTGTGGACCAAAGAGTTGTCCGTATCTCCGTAATTTGTGTTGACATTGACAATCAATCTTCTACTTTACTGCCactttttattatacataaaTCAATTGAACTAGACAAAGTATATTTCTTGCAAAGGCGATGATTGGtgagaaatttataaaaataaccgcaatatttttatatttttaaatttaatttctcaatttttttatcataattaatcaaatgctaaatttttaaaccaaatTACCCTCGccactttcatcaaattttcaaacgAAACAATTGCCTACCTACCATCAGATTTGTTCAAAATCGTGTTTTGGTTGCTATAGTAAAAAGACTTACAGCCCAAACTCCTCGATTCTGATTCATCTACAAATTCATCTGACCAGTGTTCAACTTATTTTGTATATCATTTTTGAAGTGTCCGGGTGAGAAACTCCGCTTTCTTGCTTTCGCAAACTAATGACAGTCCTCTTAATCTGCCCAAAAGCGGCAGCAACAATGCCAACATGCtatgcttttctttttatgatgGATTCCAGTGAGAAGCTTAAGTGTCGTTTGAAGCGCTAAAAAGCTTGAGTCAAAGTTTCCTAAAACAATCtgattgtaataaatattaccttttctttcaattaagtAAATTCTGTTGCGCATTTCCAGTCAGTTTGTAGCAATTAACTTgaaacatcaatttatatgACGCAATGGAACCGCCCCAAAGTGCCGACGCAAATATCATCTCTCATTCACATGTATGACTATGAAGCAGACTCTCACTTCCTAGTGCCTACGCCATGACATGCTTGGATGATTGGAATTGGTGGGTCTGTTAATGAACCATTAATTGTACGATTAGCTAGCAACCCACTGATTCGCAACCTGAGAAAAGTGTACACCATCTCACCTTATAGATTCTGAAGGGATTCACAAGGAGCCGCTTACACTTCTGCGTTGTTGATGGTTGCCTTTTTTCCACATCCCATGTACGTTGTGTTGTCATAATACCCACAGCAGAACTTGAATGGATTTAGCATATCCTGTATAAACGACACAATAATATGATTCATGTTTAGGCAGCATCCACAAATGTGTTGTAACAAACTAACAATGTCATCGTGAATCAAGCAGAAGTAACCGAGGAGGAAATGTCTACCTAATTCTTTCGCATCCCTGGTCAATTCATATGTTGCAGCATGTGCATCCGCAAATGTTATCGCTGCTTCTGGGAGCTCTGCTCTCAGTTTGATCACTCTTTGTTTAAGCTGTCTGTTGAACTCTACAGCCATGTCATTTTTCGATTTTATGCAACCATGTTCATCAAGAAAGACTTGTTCTTGGACTACGAttttggtgggggggggggggggggggaactCAATGGCAAGCAACCGATACGCCTTGTGTTGTGTATCCAAAGTGCGCTCCCTCCTTGATGATATTTATTCTGAAAGCGTAATCGGCCAGTGTGATCAAATCGGAAATTTGTTAGTCCAAGATAACTTCTGTAGATAATATTGCTCCTTACTTTAATGGGTGAAGCTTGTCAGCTAATGACGCCTGGTAATTCTGTAAGAAGGTGAAGCTTGTCAGCTAATGATGCCTGGTAATTCTGTAACAAGTTTATCAAAACTCATCGTTACAAATCCTAGAGCAAGATCAATTTGTCGAATATCAAATGCGTGAGTCTTCCTATCTTGGCAGCTTGTCTCTGCCTGAGTTAATCTTAGCTGAGAGCTTAAAAACcatccaaaattattttaagaaatatcGAACCCCGAAGGGCACTTTTACACTTGAAGAAATTTGCGGCGTGCTttgaattgattaaatttcaatCTGCACATCAAGAACGAAAGGACTGCCTCCAAGCTCAATGAAAGACTCATTTGCCACTTGTAGATGAGATTTTCATGTTTATACGTTAAACAGGATAAATGAAATGTTAAGAATGATTCTAAACCCAGGAAATCTATAATGGGACGGCCATCGCGAGCTCTATCAGCTGCATTTGCTGCTGGTAATAGTGTAAATGCAGCTGATGAGCTGCCAGTGTCCGAATTGGAGTAACCAAAACTGTAAATCGCCGGAAATTCACAAGGTAGCAAAGTATCACCACTGACACTTAGTATCCGCGAGAATAGAAAAACACAGCAAATAAAGCTCTCCAGCACTTTATTTTCACTTCGATGCAGCTGTTGGTGATTCTGGTAACTTATATGCCAGGAAACTCTCTTTAgcataaatatatgaaaaacaaAGAATGCTGATCTAATTAGGGCCACTCTTAAAAGTCATTGATagacaaaaatttgaaaaacaaagagcGGATCTGAATTCCTGATTTTTTTACACTTTTGCTGTCATTTGATATCACTGCATCAAACTTACACGAGAAACATTATAGCTTATGGTATTTAGACTGAGAAACCATAATCTTCTTagtcattttattattcttgatATTAGAATAAAGGATCAAAATAGGATTCTGTAATTGATTATGAATTAACTAATCAGATAATCCGGATGCAGATTATGAGTAAGATAAATAAGCTGTATAAGTCCGACCAAGAAgaacttaataattataacaatgAATTAGTAcgatcaattttcattttgactGTACAAATTAGTTTggcttattaataattaaattcttttttattgttataaaggaaaatgcgaattaattacaataaattgaAGAACGCAGCTATCGAGGGGCATTATGAGTTTATGACCCAAGAGAGTCCTTTAAAGCTAGCAGGATTTTGGTAAATATAATGATTTTGGCTGGATGGATTGGTTTGTTTGGTTAGACTAATCCTTATTCCCAGCAAAATTTCAGGAATTTGGAATGCTGAAGCATCCTACAGGCCGGCAGATAAATTGCACCCTCAATAAAACAACACGAGGATTTGAAGCAGATGGGATCTGCTGAACAGCACCTACAGGTTGCAG contains:
- the LOC102608393 gene encoding GDSL esterase/lipase At5g14450-like, producing the protein MKISSTSFNHFGLCVMQLNSPGAKLRHGANFATGGQPLEGQTSPSLILEAVLSLLMCRLRFHQFKARSKRLYDAAKINSDRDKLPIREDFAEALCPFDIGQVDLAVGFITMSFYQLLAKLPDIIS
- the LOC102610657 gene encoding GDSL esterase/lipase At5g14450-like produces the protein MLFWRALVAGFLLFTWGGLGVSGVTNKLPPCEFPAIYNFGDSNSDTGGISAAFEPIRAPHGEGFFHKPAGRDSDGRLIIDFIAESVKLPYLSAYLNSLGTNFRHGANFATGGSTIGKPNETIYEYGISPFFLGMQITQFNQFKARTKELYDEAKIASDRDKLPRQEDFAKALYTFDIGQNDLSVGFRKMSFDQLRAAIPDIVNQLASAVQNIYQQGGRAFWIHNTGPIGCLPTNFFYNHNPPPGFLDEHGCVKDQNNMAVEFNRQLKERVIKLRTELPEAAITYVDVYGTKYELISNAKTLGYADPFKVCCGYHENYDHVWCGNKATINNTEVYGASCKDPSKSISWDGVHYTQAANQWVANHTLYGSLTDPPIPITQACHRQ